In Salana multivorans, a single genomic region encodes these proteins:
- a CDS encoding ATP-binding protein encodes MQRRFLTATIAAVVVAVLLVGVPAAILSALTVRSGIEASLEVRAQLVARLVERRVAVRDVVTEDLVAPLVSEGNQLPIRIEVTEPRGNVVIVGPDMPEGRTVTREINTTSGANVLVSISGDELAWRMAQAILLVTGMSVVAIFVAVGLARWQARRLAAPLLLLAASAEQLGSGQVRPRMADTGIEEIDLVAAELGRTSDRLAARLAAERQFSSDASHQLRTPLTALSMRLEEIQLLSEQEDVREEARISLEQVERLVGVVDDLLSRSRKAAGGTTGVVALAEVFAQQEEEWGPSYGKAGRSLVFSPAGSTAVLATPGALAQVLATLLENSLKYGDGTTRVSVRPTTSRESVVIEVSDEGAGVAPELAPRIFERSVSGGKSTGLGLALARDLVASDGGKLELVQAVPAVFQIFLSAAPGALDPARVLPPGALVAVGRRRRRP; translated from the coding sequence GTGCAACGGAGGTTTCTCACCGCGACGATCGCCGCGGTGGTCGTCGCGGTGCTGCTCGTCGGCGTGCCCGCCGCGATCCTCTCGGCCCTGACGGTCCGCTCCGGCATCGAGGCGAGCCTCGAGGTGCGTGCCCAGCTCGTCGCCCGCCTCGTCGAGCGACGCGTGGCCGTGCGCGACGTCGTGACGGAGGACCTCGTCGCCCCGCTCGTCTCGGAGGGCAACCAGCTCCCCATCCGCATCGAGGTGACGGAGCCGCGCGGCAACGTCGTGATCGTCGGGCCCGACATGCCCGAGGGGCGCACCGTCACCCGTGAGATCAACACGACCTCCGGCGCCAACGTCCTCGTCTCGATCAGCGGGGACGAGCTCGCGTGGCGGATGGCCCAGGCGATCCTGCTGGTCACGGGCATGTCCGTCGTCGCGATCTTCGTCGCCGTCGGGCTCGCCCGCTGGCAGGCCCGACGGCTCGCCGCGCCGCTGCTCCTGCTCGCGGCCTCGGCCGAGCAGCTCGGCTCCGGCCAGGTTCGGCCGCGGATGGCCGACACCGGCATCGAGGAGATCGACCTCGTGGCGGCCGAGCTCGGCCGCACCTCCGACCGGCTCGCCGCGCGGCTGGCGGCCGAGCGCCAGTTCTCCTCCGACGCCTCCCACCAGCTCCGCACGCCGCTCACCGCGCTGTCGATGCGGCTCGAGGAGATCCAGCTCCTCTCCGAGCAGGAGGACGTGCGCGAGGAGGCCCGGATCAGCCTCGAGCAGGTGGAACGCCTCGTCGGCGTCGTCGACGACCTCCTGTCCCGCTCGCGCAAGGCAGCCGGCGGGACGACGGGGGTGGTGGCGCTCGCGGAGGTGTTCGCGCAGCAGGAGGAGGAGTGGGGGCCGAGCTACGGCAAGGCCGGCCGCTCGCTCGTGTTCTCCCCGGCCGGGTCGACGGCCGTCCTCGCGACGCCCGGCGCGCTGGCGCAGGTGCTCGCGACGCTGCTGGAGAACTCCCTCAAGTACGGCGACGGCACGACGCGGGTCTCCGTGCGACCGACGACCTCGCGCGAGTCCGTCGTCATCGAGGTGAGCGACGAGGGGGCTGGCGTCGCGCCGGAGCTGGCGCCGCGGATCTTCGAGCGGTCGGTGTCGGGCGGGAAGAGCACGGGGCTCGGCCTCGCGCTCGCGCGCGACCTCGTCGCGAGCGACGGCGGCAAGCTCGAGCTCGTCCAGGCCGTCCCGGCGGTCTTCCAGATCTTCCTCTCGGCCGCGCCCGGTGCGCTCGACCCGGCGCGCGTCCTTCCGCCCGGGGCGCTCGTGGCGGTCGGCCGCCGCCGGCGGCGGCCGTGA
- a CDS encoding response regulator transcription factor — MTKVLLAEDDPAIAEPLARALAREGYEVSVHGTGRGAIDDAHTADLFVLDLGLPDMDGLDVARWIRSQAMSTPILVLTARADEVDLVVGLDAGADDYVTKPFRLAELLARVRALLRRAGVEGEESDELVAQNVRVDVSAHRAFQGERELQLTAKEFDLLRVLVRDAGSVVSREALMREVWASDPTGSTKTLDMHVSWLRRKLGDDAGAPRYISTVRGMGFRFEATPA, encoded by the coding sequence GTGACCAAGGTGCTGCTCGCTGAAGATGACCCCGCGATCGCCGAGCCGCTCGCGCGCGCCCTGGCCCGCGAAGGGTACGAGGTCTCCGTCCACGGGACCGGCCGCGGAGCGATCGACGACGCGCACACGGCCGACCTGTTCGTCCTCGACCTCGGGCTGCCGGACATGGACGGGCTCGACGTCGCGCGCTGGATCCGCTCGCAGGCGATGTCGACCCCGATCCTCGTGCTGACGGCGCGGGCCGACGAGGTCGACCTCGTCGTCGGGCTCGACGCCGGAGCCGACGACTACGTGACGAAGCCGTTCCGGCTCGCCGAGCTGCTCGCCCGCGTCCGGGCGCTGCTGCGCCGCGCGGGCGTCGAGGGCGAGGAGTCCGACGAGCTCGTCGCGCAGAACGTGCGGGTCGACGTGTCGGCGCACCGCGCGTTCCAGGGCGAGCGCGAGCTCCAGCTCACCGCGAAGGAGTTCGACCTCCTGCGGGTGCTCGTCCGCGACGCCGGCTCGGTCGTCTCGCGCGAGGCGCTCATGCGCGAGGTGTGGGCGTCCGACCCGACGGGCTCGACCAAGACCCTCGACATGCACGTCTCGTGGCTGCGCCGCAAGCTCGGCGACGACGCGGGCGCCCCCCGCTACATCTCGACGGTGCGCGGCATGGGCTTCCGCTTCGAGGCGACCCCCGCCTAG
- a CDS encoding adenylate/guanylate cyclase domain-containing protein has protein sequence MAQVRDDDARPSAPVPDERPTLARQTEVLLGTLPTMDAYDVAREVGTSAARVLQFWRALGFAGVPASSRVFAGSDVEALRAALTLVERLGLSDDALRTLVRGAAHSADRLAVWQLEALVADAEERFELDDVSARLVVVDTIGDTIEPLELLVTHAWRRHLLSLLDRTERSVAHLGNQATGDELPLERAIGFCDVVSYTSRTLDLGASDLAELVVAFEERARDVITEVGGRVVKTMGDGVLFVADDLATGLRAALGLSETYREAPVPLEVHGAVTWGRILPRSGDVFGPSVNLAARLADLAEPGQLLTDVATWQLVEGSALVDLVDGTLLPPAVAAGIGTVEPVLLRRRGIAGA, from the coding sequence GTGGCACAGGTCCGGGACGACGACGCGCGACCGAGCGCGCCCGTCCCCGACGAGCGCCCGACCCTCGCGCGGCAGACCGAGGTCCTGCTCGGGACGCTGCCGACGATGGACGCGTACGACGTCGCGCGCGAGGTCGGGACGAGCGCTGCGCGGGTGCTGCAGTTCTGGCGCGCGCTCGGCTTCGCCGGCGTGCCGGCGAGCTCCCGCGTCTTCGCCGGCTCCGACGTCGAGGCGCTGCGGGCCGCGCTCACCCTCGTCGAGAGGCTCGGCCTGTCCGACGACGCCCTGCGCACCCTCGTCCGCGGCGCCGCGCACTCCGCCGACCGGCTCGCCGTGTGGCAGCTCGAGGCACTCGTCGCCGATGCGGAGGAACGCTTCGAGCTCGACGACGTGTCGGCCCGCCTCGTCGTCGTCGACACGATCGGCGACACGATCGAGCCGCTGGAGCTGCTCGTCACGCACGCGTGGCGACGCCACCTGCTCTCGCTGCTCGACCGCACCGAACGCTCCGTCGCCCACCTCGGCAACCAGGCGACGGGTGACGAGCTGCCGCTGGAGCGCGCCATCGGGTTCTGCGACGTCGTCTCCTACACCTCGCGCACGCTCGACCTCGGTGCGTCGGACCTGGCCGAGCTCGTCGTGGCGTTCGAGGAGCGTGCGCGGGACGTCATCACCGAGGTCGGCGGTCGCGTCGTCAAGACCATGGGCGACGGCGTGCTGTTCGTCGCCGACGACCTCGCGACGGGGCTGCGCGCCGCGCTCGGGCTGTCGGAGACCTACCGCGAGGCGCCGGTCCCGCTCGAGGTGCACGGCGCGGTGACGTGGGGCCGGATCCTCCCGCGCAGCGGCGACGTGTTCGGGCCGTCGGTCAACCTCGCGGCGCGGCTGGCCGATCTCGCCGAGCCCGGGCAGCTCCTCACCGACGTCGCGACGTGGCAGCTCGTCGAGGGCTCGGCGCTCGTCGACCTGGTCGACGGCACGCTGCTCCCGCCCGCCGTCGCCGCCGGGATCGGGACGGTCGAGCCGGTGCTGCTGCGCCGCCGGGGGATCGCGGGGGCCTAG
- a CDS encoding type II toxin-antitoxin system VapC family toxin, translating to MAAVEAIGRLPATTFLHETPDHLDVLAALLADAPGVVGPRIHDARIAALCLANGVSELWSADRDLTWFPRLRVVNPLVGARS from the coding sequence ATGGCGGCGGTCGAGGCGATCGGGCGGCTCCCCGCGACGACCTTCCTGCACGAGACGCCGGACCACCTCGACGTGCTCGCCGCCCTGCTGGCGGACGCGCCGGGCGTGGTCGGCCCGCGCATCCACGACGCGCGCATCGCCGCACTCTGCCTGGCAAACGGGGTCTCCGAGCTGTGGTCGGCCGATCGCGACCTCACCTGGTTCCCCCGGCTGCGCGTGGTCAACCCGCTGGTCGGCGCGCGGAGCTGA
- a CDS encoding biotin--[acetyl-CoA-carboxylase] ligase, with protein MADEVGLARLVVVEESPSTNDELTALRAADPAAWPHLSALVARHQSAGHGRLGRGWTTPPGQALTISVVVEPGPLPREEWPTLSLVAGLAAVRACERVVPGVDLGLKWPNDVVVVDPSAADDAVAPGWVGIRKVGGILAQAQPDAVILGVGINVCQRELPVPWATSLALAAGPVDDDAGAPSAPDPLALAGALGAELAPLVERWRAGGFAVLREEVAARLDTLGRRVSVELGGGRTLTGIAEALGADGRLVVRDGGTLHDVAAGDVAHLRAG; from the coding sequence ATGGCTGATGAGGTTGGACTCGCCCGGCTCGTGGTCGTCGAGGAGAGCCCGTCGACGAACGACGAGCTCACCGCCCTGCGCGCCGCCGATCCCGCGGCGTGGCCGCACCTGTCCGCGCTCGTGGCGCGCCACCAGAGCGCGGGCCACGGCCGGCTCGGCCGGGGGTGGACGACACCCCCCGGGCAGGCGCTCACGATCTCCGTCGTGGTCGAGCCGGGGCCGCTGCCGCGCGAGGAGTGGCCGACGCTGTCGCTCGTCGCCGGGCTCGCGGCCGTGCGAGCGTGCGAGCGCGTCGTCCCCGGCGTCGACCTCGGGCTGAAGTGGCCGAACGACGTCGTCGTGGTCGACCCGAGCGCGGCCGACGACGCGGTCGCCCCGGGGTGGGTCGGCATCCGGAAGGTCGGCGGGATCCTCGCCCAGGCGCAGCCGGACGCCGTCATCCTCGGCGTCGGGATCAACGTGTGCCAGCGCGAGCTGCCCGTGCCGTGGGCGACGTCCCTTGCGCTCGCGGCCGGGCCGGTGGACGACGACGCCGGCGCTCCCTCCGCCCCGGATCCCCTGGCGCTCGCCGGGGCGCTCGGGGCGGAGCTGGCGCCGCTCGTCGAGCGCTGGCGCGCGGGTGGGTTCGCCGTCCTGCGCGAGGAGGTCGCGGCCCGCCTCGACACGCTCGGCCGACGCGTGTCGGTCGAGCTCGGGGGCGGGCGCACCCTCACGGGGATCGCCGAGGCGCTGGGGGCCGACGGCCGGCTCGTCGTCCGGGACGGCGGGACCCTGCACGACGTGGCGGCCGGCGACGTCGCGCACCTCCGCGCGGGCTGA
- a CDS encoding acyl-CoA carboxylase subunit beta, which produces MSDDVTQTPAPAPTPAPTTADRLEELRRRRREDIEAAAAAAEAKQGARGKGSARGRIDALLDPGSFTEIDAFARHRSRAFGLDKRRPAGDGVVIGHGTIDGRRVCVYSQDFSVFGGSLGEVHGEKIAKIQDFALRTGVPIIGISDGGGARIQEGVAALTQFAEIFRRNVAASGVVPQISLILGPSAGGAVYSPALTDFIVMADQTSNMFITGPDVIRAVTGEDVGFEELGGGRTHNERSGVAHYLAADEEEAFEYVRALLSYLPSNNLADPPAYDDAAEDDVVEVTDEDLALDTVVPDSDNQPYDMRAVIGRVLDDDVLLEVQPLFARNVIVGFGHVEGHAVGVVANQPLVMAGTLDIDAAEKAARFVRTCDAFNIPVLTFVDVPGFLPGTDQEWNGIIRRGAKLIYAYAEATVPLVTVITRKAYGGAYIVMGSKQLGADVNLAWPTAQIAVMGAAGAVNILQRAPLAAVAADGGDVEAERARLVVEYNEAIVNPWEAADRGYVDAVIAPSETRVQVVSALRALRTKRAALPPKKHGNIPL; this is translated from the coding sequence GTGAGCGACGACGTGACCCAGACGCCTGCCCCCGCGCCGACTCCGGCGCCGACGACGGCCGACCGGCTCGAGGAGCTGCGGCGACGCCGTCGCGAGGACATCGAGGCCGCGGCGGCCGCGGCGGAGGCCAAGCAGGGCGCGCGCGGGAAGGGCTCGGCGCGTGGCCGCATCGACGCGCTGCTCGACCCGGGCTCCTTCACGGAGATCGATGCGTTCGCCCGGCACCGTTCCCGCGCCTTCGGCCTGGACAAGCGGCGCCCGGCCGGCGACGGCGTCGTCATCGGCCACGGCACGATCGACGGGCGCCGCGTCTGCGTCTACAGCCAGGACTTCTCCGTCTTCGGGGGCTCGCTCGGCGAGGTGCACGGCGAGAAGATCGCCAAGATCCAGGACTTCGCGCTGCGCACGGGCGTCCCCATCATCGGGATCAGCGACGGCGGCGGCGCCCGCATCCAGGAGGGGGTCGCGGCGCTCACGCAGTTCGCGGAGATCTTCCGGCGCAACGTCGCCGCCTCGGGCGTCGTACCGCAGATCTCGCTCATCCTCGGCCCGTCGGCCGGCGGCGCGGTCTACTCCCCCGCGCTGACGGACTTCATCGTGATGGCCGACCAGACGTCGAACATGTTCATCACCGGGCCGGACGTCATCCGCGCGGTGACGGGCGAGGACGTCGGCTTCGAGGAGCTCGGCGGCGGACGCACGCACAACGAGCGGTCGGGCGTCGCGCACTACCTCGCGGCCGACGAGGAGGAGGCGTTCGAGTACGTCCGCGCGCTCCTGTCCTACCTGCCGTCGAACAACCTGGCCGACCCGCCCGCCTACGACGACGCCGCGGAGGACGACGTGGTCGAGGTGACCGACGAGGACCTGGCGCTCGACACCGTCGTCCCCGACTCGGACAACCAGCCCTACGACATGCGCGCGGTGATCGGCCGCGTGCTCGACGACGACGTGCTGCTGGAGGTGCAGCCGCTGTTCGCGCGCAACGTGATCGTCGGCTTCGGGCACGTCGAGGGTCACGCGGTCGGCGTCGTCGCCAACCAGCCGCTCGTCATGGCCGGGACGCTCGACATCGACGCCGCCGAGAAGGCCGCCCGGTTCGTCCGCACGTGCGACGCGTTCAACATCCCCGTCCTCACGTTCGTGGACGTGCCCGGCTTCCTGCCCGGGACCGACCAGGAGTGGAACGGCATCATCCGCCGCGGCGCCAAGCTCATCTACGCGTACGCCGAAGCAACCGTGCCGCTCGTCACCGTCATCACGCGCAAGGCGTACGGCGGCGCGTACATCGTCATGGGGTCCAAGCAGCTCGGGGCCGACGTCAACCTGGCGTGGCCGACCGCGCAGATCGCCGTCATGGGCGCCGCCGGGGCCGTCAACATCCTGCAGCGCGCGCCGCTCGCGGCGGTGGCGGCCGACGGCGGCGACGTCGAGGCCGAGCGAGCCCGCCTCGTCGTCGAGTACAACGAGGCGATCGTCAACCCGTGGGAGGCGGCCGACCGCGGCTACGTCGACGCGGTCATCGCCCCGTCCGAGACGCGCGTCCAGGTGGTGTCGGCCCTGCGGGCCCTGCGGACGAAGCGCGCGGCCCTGCCGCCCAAGAAGCACGGGAACATCCCGCTGTGA
- a CDS encoding acyl-CoA carboxylase subunit epsilon produces the protein MSADEGDAGIASGTAGGVDGELGGASGADLPGASDRTRLGELYGEMPPARSETAASDGTAAGQAGVAEPVVRVVRGEPDALELAALIAGLTAAASSVDDSEEEATRHRWADRSHALRGGDRGLPERGANAWRWSLHP, from the coding sequence GTGAGCGCGGACGAGGGTGACGCGGGCATCGCGTCCGGCACCGCGGGCGGTGTCGACGGCGAGCTCGGCGGCGCGAGCGGGGCGGACCTTCCCGGCGCCTCGGACCGGACGCGCCTCGGCGAGCTGTACGGCGAGATGCCACCGGCACGCTCCGAGACCGCGGCGTCCGACGGGACGGCCGCCGGGCAGGCCGGCGTCGCGGAGCCGGTCGTCCGCGTCGTGCGCGGCGAGCCCGACGCCCTCGAGCTGGCGGCCCTCATCGCGGGGCTGACGGCGGCTGCGTCCTCCGTCGACGACTCGGAGGAGGAGGCGACGCGGCACCGCTGGGCCGATCGGTCGCACGCCCTGCGCGGCGGGGACCGCGGCCTCCCCGAGCGCGGCGCGAACGCCTGGCGCTGGTCGCTCCACCCCTGA
- a CDS encoding DUF885 domain-containing protein: MTENSPSPRTPTAVDAIAEEWVDTLGRLSPGIRTYLGLPGDQTELDDVSPAGLAELDAERTAVLARLAKATPADDVDRVTIAAMRERIGLESELYDAGEQFADLNVIASPAQSTRDIFDLMSTETSQDWEVVAARMGNVPHALEGWIESLREGVGTGIVPAQRQVEAVAKQADELADIDTSFWSSLATRGTEAHPELAAALTEGAEKARRGYAELAEYLRGELIHAAPERDGVGRERYQLHSRQFLGATVDLDETYEWGLQELARVVAEQEEAAAELYGPGTTPEDAMARLDADPERQLHGTDALQRWMQETADTAIAALEGAQFDIPGPVRTLEARIAPTQSGGIYYTGPTDDFSRPGRMWWSVPPGVTEFGTWREKTTVYHEGVPGHHLQVAQTVYRRELLNRWRRLVSWVSGHGEGWALYAERLMADLGFLDDPADRLGMLDGQRLRAARVVLDIGVHLGKPAPEHLGGGTWDAEKAKTFLFANVNMNEGFVLFELDRYLGWPGQAPSYKIGQRLWEQIRDEAAAREGDAFDLRAFHRRALDIGSVGLDTLAEAMR; the protein is encoded by the coding sequence GTGACCGAGAACTCGCCCAGCCCCCGCACCCCGACCGCCGTCGATGCCATCGCCGAGGAGTGGGTCGACACCCTCGGCCGGCTCTCCCCCGGCATCCGCACCTACCTCGGCCTCCCCGGCGACCAGACCGAGCTGGACGACGTCTCGCCCGCCGGCCTCGCCGAGCTCGACGCCGAGCGCACGGCCGTCCTCGCCAGGCTCGCGAAGGCCACCCCGGCCGACGACGTCGACCGCGTGACGATCGCCGCGATGCGCGAGCGGATCGGGCTGGAGTCCGAGCTCTACGACGCCGGCGAGCAGTTCGCCGACCTCAACGTCATCGCCTCCCCCGCCCAGAGCACGCGCGACATCTTCGACCTCATGTCCACCGAGACCTCGCAGGACTGGGAGGTCGTCGCCGCGCGCATGGGCAACGTCCCGCACGCGCTGGAGGGCTGGATCGAGTCGCTGCGCGAGGGCGTCGGGACCGGCATCGTGCCGGCGCAGCGCCAGGTCGAGGCCGTCGCGAAGCAGGCCGACGAGCTCGCGGACATCGACACGTCGTTCTGGTCGAGCCTCGCCACCCGCGGCACCGAGGCGCACCCCGAGCTCGCGGCGGCCCTCACGGAGGGCGCCGAGAAGGCCCGCCGCGGCTACGCGGAGCTCGCCGAGTACCTGCGCGGCGAGCTCATCCACGCCGCGCCGGAGCGCGACGGCGTCGGCCGCGAGCGGTACCAGCTCCACTCCCGCCAGTTCCTCGGCGCGACCGTCGACCTCGACGAGACCTACGAGTGGGGCCTGCAGGAGCTCGCGCGCGTCGTCGCCGAGCAGGAGGAGGCCGCCGCCGAGCTGTACGGCCCCGGCACGACGCCCGAGGACGCCATGGCTCGCCTCGACGCCGACCCCGAGCGCCAGCTCCACGGGACGGACGCGCTCCAGCGCTGGATGCAGGAGACGGCCGACACCGCCATCGCCGCGCTCGAGGGCGCCCAGTTCGACATCCCCGGCCCCGTCCGCACGCTCGAGGCCCGCATCGCCCCGACCCAGAGCGGCGGCATCTACTACACCGGCCCGACCGACGACTTCTCCCGTCCCGGTCGCATGTGGTGGTCCGTCCCGCCGGGCGTCACGGAGTTCGGCACCTGGCGCGAGAAGACGACGGTCTACCACGAGGGAGTCCCGGGGCACCACCTGCAGGTCGCGCAGACCGTCTACCGCCGCGAGCTGCTCAACCGCTGGCGCCGGCTCGTCTCCTGGGTGAGCGGCCACGGCGAGGGCTGGGCCCTGTACGCCGAGCGCCTCATGGCCGATCTCGGCTTCCTCGACGACCCGGCCGACCGCCTCGGCATGCTCGACGGCCAGCGGCTGCGGGCGGCCCGCGTCGTCCTCGACATCGGCGTCCACCTCGGCAAGCCCGCGCCCGAGCACCTCGGCGGCGGGACGTGGGACGCGGAGAAGGCCAAGACGTTCCTCTTCGCCAACGTCAACATGAACGAGGGCTTCGTCCTGTTCGAGCTCGACCGCTACCTCGGCTGGCCGGGCCAGGCGCCGTCGTACAAGATCGGCCAGCGCCTCTGGGAGCAGATCCGCGACGAGGCGGCGGCCCGCGAGGGCGACGCGTTCGACCTGCGCGCGTTCCACCGTCGCGCGCTCGACATCGGCTCGGTCGGGCTCGACACGCTCGCCGAGGCGATGCGCTGA
- a CDS encoding Maf family protein, whose translation MRPTSADGTTDGATPDARPAPGARLPLVLASASPARLATLRAAGIEPEVLVSDVDEDAVLARASLARGHVLTVPEQVAVLAEAKASAVVARRRAGRLRPAGDAGDAGGSRDAGLVLGGDSLLELDGTAHGKPGTPAVARERWRAMRGRTGTLHTGHHLLDLATGRSASGVASTLVRFADVTDTEIDAYVATGEPLAVAGAFTIDGLGGAFVEGVDGDHHAVVGLSLPLLRRLVRDLGHDYPSLWT comes from the coding sequence ATGAGGCCGACGAGCGCCGACGGGACGACGGACGGCGCGACGCCGGACGCGCGGCCGGCACCGGGGGCGCGCCTGCCCCTGGTGCTGGCCTCGGCGTCCCCCGCCCGGCTGGCGACCCTGCGCGCCGCCGGCATCGAGCCGGAGGTGCTCGTCTCGGACGTGGACGAGGACGCCGTGCTCGCGCGGGCGTCGCTCGCGCGGGGGCACGTCCTCACCGTCCCGGAGCAGGTCGCCGTCCTGGCCGAGGCGAAGGCGAGCGCCGTCGTCGCGCGCCGTCGCGCCGGCCGGTTGCGACCGGCCGGCGACGCCGGTGACGCGGGCGGCTCTCGGGACGCCGGGCTCGTCCTCGGCGGCGACTCGCTGCTGGAGCTGGACGGGACGGCGCACGGCAAGCCGGGGACGCCGGCGGTCGCGCGCGAGCGGTGGCGCGCGATGCGCGGGCGCACGGGCACGCTCCACACGGGCCACCATCTCCTCGACCTCGCGACCGGCCGCTCGGCGAGCGGCGTCGCCTCGACGCTGGTCCGGTTCGCCGACGTCACCGACACGGAGATCGACGCCTACGTCGCGACCGGGGAGCCGCTCGCCGTCGCGGGCGCCTTCACGATCGACGGGCTCGGAGGCGCGTTCGTCGAGGGGGTCGACGGCGACCACCACGCCGTCGTCGGTCTGAGCCTTCCGCTGCTGCGCCGGCTGGTCCGCGACCTCGGTCACGACTACCCGTCGCTCTGGACCTGA
- a CDS encoding biotin carboxylase N-terminal domain-containing protein: MTSVLHRPASGTVSRPVTRVLVANRGEIALRVVRALRDAGLVSIAVYADSDRDAPFVRYADEAFALGGARAAETYLDTAKVLDVARRAGADALHPGYGFLSENADFARRVIAAGLTWIGPSPEAIDALGDKVSARHIAQRAGAPLVAGTPDPVASADEVVTFARENGLPVAIKAAFGGGGRGLKVARTLEEIPELFESATREAVAAFGRGECFVERFLDRPRHVETQCLADAYGNVVVVSTRDCSLQRRHQKLVEEAPAPFLTDAQNAELVAASKAILREAAYEGAGTCEFLVGVDGTISFLEVNTRLQVEHCVSEEISGIDLVREQLRLAAGEELGYDEVVTRGHSIEFRINGEDPTANFLPAPGTPTAITWPSGPGVRVDAGIVAGQPVTGNFDSMLAKIVVTGATRQQAVERARRALGEAEIVGLPTVLPFHRAVLREPAFAGVPGEAQESLGVWTTWIESEMGPRLATLEKPTGAGAPSPANGTGPDADDTLERVVVEVGGKRLEVVLPASLGILGGAAKARSRPGRSRPVPRAGASGGAGAAGASGNALTSPMQGTIVKVAVTEGDTVAEGDLVVVLEAMKMEQPLTAHRAGVVTSLAAAPGTGVSAGEVLCQITDPA, translated from the coding sequence ATGACGTCCGTGCTGCACCGGCCCGCTTCGGGCACCGTTTCCCGTCCCGTCACCCGGGTCCTCGTCGCCAACCGTGGCGAGATCGCCCTCCGGGTGGTCCGCGCCCTTCGCGACGCCGGGCTCGTCTCGATCGCGGTCTACGCCGACTCCGACCGGGACGCCCCGTTCGTCCGCTACGCCGACGAGGCCTTCGCCCTCGGCGGCGCGCGCGCGGCCGAGACGTACCTCGACACGGCCAAGGTGCTCGACGTCGCCCGCCGCGCGGGCGCCGACGCCCTCCACCCCGGCTACGGGTTCCTCTCCGAGAACGCCGACTTCGCCCGCCGCGTCATCGCGGCCGGCCTCACCTGGATCGGTCCCTCCCCCGAGGCGATCGACGCGCTCGGCGACAAGGTCTCCGCCCGCCACATCGCCCAGCGCGCCGGCGCCCCGCTCGTCGCGGGCACGCCCGACCCGGTGGCCTCGGCCGACGAGGTCGTCACGTTCGCGCGGGAGAACGGGCTGCCCGTCGCGATCAAGGCGGCGTTCGGCGGCGGCGGCCGCGGCCTCAAGGTCGCGCGGACGCTGGAGGAGATCCCCGAGCTGTTCGAGTCGGCGACCCGCGAGGCCGTCGCGGCGTTCGGCCGGGGCGAGTGCTTCGTCGAGCGCTTCCTCGACCGGCCCCGCCACGTCGAGACGCAGTGCCTCGCCGATGCGTACGGCAACGTCGTCGTCGTCTCGACGCGCGACTGCTCGCTGCAGCGCCGCCACCAGAAGCTCGTCGAGGAGGCGCCGGCGCCGTTCCTCACCGACGCCCAGAACGCCGAGCTCGTCGCCGCGTCGAAGGCGATCCTGCGCGAGGCCGCCTACGAGGGGGCCGGCACCTGCGAGTTCCTCGTCGGCGTCGACGGCACCATCTCCTTCCTCGAGGTCAACACCCGCCTCCAGGTCGAGCACTGCGTGAGCGAGGAGATCTCCGGGATCGACCTCGTGCGCGAGCAGCTCCGGCTGGCCGCCGGCGAAGAGCTCGGCTACGACGAGGTCGTCACGCGGGGGCACTCCATCGAGTTCCGCATCAACGGCGAGGACCCGACCGCGAACTTCCTCCCCGCGCCCGGCACGCCGACGGCCATCACGTGGCCGTCCGGCCCGGGGGTCCGGGTCGACGCCGGGATCGTCGCCGGCCAGCCCGTGACCGGCAACTTCGACTCGATGCTGGCCAAGATCGTCGTCACGGGCGCGACCCGCCAGCAGGCGGTCGAGCGGGCCCGGCGCGCACTGGGCGAGGCCGAGATCGTCGGGCTCCCGACCGTCCTGCCGTTCCATCGCGCCGTGCTGCGCGAGCCCGCCTTCGCCGGCGTCCCCGGCGAGGCGCAGGAGTCCCTCGGCGTGTGGACGACCTGGATCGAGTCGGAGATGGGACCGCGGCTCGCGACGCTGGAGAAGCCGACCGGGGCCGGCGCGCCTTCCCCCGCCAACGGCACCGGCCCCGACGCGGACGACACGCTCGAGCGCGTCGTCGTCGAGGTCGGCGGGAAGCGGCTCGAGGTCGTCCTCCCGGCGAGCCTCGGCATCCTCGGCGGGGCCGCGAAGGCCCGCAGCCGTCCGGGCCGCTCGCGCCCCGTGCCGCGGGCCGGCGCCTCCGGCGGTGCCGGCGCCGCCGGCGCGTCGGGGAACGCGCTCACCTCGCCCATGCAGGGCACGATCGTCAAGGTCGCCGTCACCGAGGGCGACACGGTCGCCGAGGGCGACCTCGTCGTCGTGCTCGAGGCGATGAAGATGGAGCAGCCGCTGACCGCGCACCGCGCGGGCGTGGTCACCTCGCTCGCCGCCGCGCCCGGGACGGGTGTCTCGGCCGGCGAGGTCCTCTGCCAGATCACCGACCCGGCGTAG